From the Micromonospora echinospora genome, the window CACCGCCGACATCGACGCGGCGTTCCTCGCCGCCGACCCGGTCGCCCGGGTGCGGGCGGCCGGGCCGCTGCCCCGCGTCGAGGTGACGGGTCAGCGAATCGGCGCGCCGATCGCCCGCCCCGGGACGGTGCTCTGCATCGGGCAGAACTACGCCGCGCACGCCGCGGAGAGCGGCGTCGCGCCACCGGCCGCGCCGATCCTGTTCCACAAGTCGCCGAACACCGTGGTCGGGCCGTACGACGAGGTGCGGATCCCGCGCGGGTCGACGCGGACGGACTGGGAGGTCGAGCTGGCGGTGGTGATCGGTTCCCGGGTGCGCTACCTGGACTCGCCGGCCGAGGCGCTGACCCACGTCGCCGGGTACGCGGTCAGCAACGACGTGTCGGAACGGGAGTACCAGTTCGCCGACCCGGGTGGGCAGTGGGCCAAGGGCAAGTCGTGCGAGACGTTCAACCCGCTCGGCCCGTGGCTGGTCACCCCGGACGAGGTGGGCGACCCGCAGGCGCTGCGGCTGCGGTCCTGGGTCAACGGCGAGCCCCGGCAGGACTCCCGCACCGCCGACATGATCTTCGACGTGGCGTTCCTGATCTGGCACCTGTCCCAGTTCACCGTCCTCGAACCGGGAGACGTGCTGAACACCGGCACCCCGCAGGGGGTGGCGCTGTCCGGCCGGTACCCGTACCTGGGCGCGGGGGACGTGATGGAGGTGGAGGTCGAGGGGCTCGGCCGGCAGCGCAACCGCCTCGTTCCGGCGTGAGCGGGGTCGGGTACCGCACGGCCACCCCGGAGGACCTGCCGTCGCTGCGGTCGACCTGGGCGGAGGCGTTCCCCGCCACGGACGTCGGCGCGGTGTGGGCCACCGATCCGGGACGGTTCGGACGGACCTTCGTCGCGGTACGTGACGCCCGGGTGGTGGCCGCCGTGCACTACCTGCCCCGACGGCTGCGCGCCGCCGACGGGACCGTCGACCTGGTGGGCGGGGTGGCCAACGTGGCCACCCGCCCGGCGGAACGGGGGCAGGGGCACGTGCGACGGCTGCTGGACCTGGCCGTCACGGCGATGACCGTCGACGGCTGCGCCTGGGCGCTGCTGTTCACCGGCACGCCGGCCGTCTACCGCGGTAGCGGCTTCCGGACCTTTCGCCTCGGCTACACCAGCGGCCGTCCGGCCCCGCCGACGGCGCCACCCGAGGGCTGGACGGTGCGGCCGGGCTCCTGGACGGACTGGCCGGACCTCGCGCCGCCGCACCGGGCGTTCAACGCGCACCGCCCGCTGAGCACCGTCCGGAGCGACCACGACTGGCGGCACCGGGTGCCGGCCTGGTACGCCCCACCCGCCGAGCTGCTGGTCGCCTGGAAACACGGCGAGCCGGTCGGGTACCTGGTGCGGGAACGGTCCGCCGGGCTGGTCCGGGTGGTGGAGGTGGCCGGCGGGGCGGAGGCGCTGCGGGCGCTGTTCGGCGCGGTCGCGGCGACCGCGCACGCCGACCGGGCGGAGCGGTGTGTGGCCCGGCTGCCCGCCGACCCGGTGGTCGGGGCGGCGCTGCCGTGGCTGCTGAGCGACCCGGTGCCCGAGGTCGACGAGACCGGCATGGTCCGGCCGGTGCACGCCGACGCCGCCCGGCTCGCCGCGACCACCGGCGCGCCGGGGGCGTTCCACTGGCCGGGGGACTACCTGTGAGGGCGCCCGGGCGGCTGGCCGCCGCGCAGGTCACCCCGGTGGTCGCCGACCACGGCGAGGGGCCGGTGTGGTGTCCGGACGACGGCC encodes:
- a CDS encoding fumarylacetoacetate hydrolase family protein; translation: MRFMRIGPVGAERPVLVDDTGHFDLSGITADIDAAFLAADPVARVRAAGPLPRVEVTGQRIGAPIARPGTVLCIGQNYAAHAAESGVAPPAAPILFHKSPNTVVGPYDEVRIPRGSTRTDWEVELAVVIGSRVRYLDSPAEALTHVAGYAVSNDVSEREYQFADPGGQWAKGKSCETFNPLGPWLVTPDEVGDPQALRLRSWVNGEPRQDSRTADMIFDVAFLIWHLSQFTVLEPGDVLNTGTPQGVALSGRYPYLGAGDVMEVEVEGLGRQRNRLVPA
- a CDS encoding GNAT family N-acetyltransferase → MSGVGYRTATPEDLPSLRSTWAEAFPATDVGAVWATDPGRFGRTFVAVRDARVVAAVHYLPRRLRAADGTVDLVGGVANVATRPAERGQGHVRRLLDLAVTAMTVDGCAWALLFTGTPAVYRGSGFRTFRLGYTSGRPAPPTAPPEGWTVRPGSWTDWPDLAPPHRAFNAHRPLSTVRSDHDWRHRVPAWYAPPAELLVAWKHGEPVGYLVRERSAGLVRVVEVAGGAEALRALFGAVAATAHADRAERCVARLPADPVVGAALPWLLSDPVPEVDETGMVRPVHADAARLAATTGAPGAFHWPGDYL